The Candidatus Binatia bacterium genome segment CAACTGGCTCGTCGGACTCTTCCCCGAGGCGGCGCAGCGCGAGGTGTTCGAGAACCCGCGCCCGTCGTTCGCAGCCGTGTTCGCCCCCATGGGGAAATCGGATCCCGCCGAAGGCGGCGTGCGGCTCAGCGGACGCTGGTCGTTCGCAAGCGGGTGCGACAACGGAGATTGGGTCGCCGTCTGCGGAAAACTCACCGGTGAAGCGCCCGACCTCCTCATGCACCTGGTTCCGAAGAGCGACTTCACGATCGACGACACGTGGTTCGTCGCCGGCCTGCGCGGCACCGGCAGCAAGGATATCGTCATCGATGACGTCTTCGTCCCACAGCACCGGACGATGTCGCTGATCCAAGCGGCGATGGGCAACTGTCCGGGACACGCCGTGAACGACGGCCCGCTGTTCCGCGTCACCTTCACCGGCGCTCTCACCATCGCCCTTGCCGGCGCGGCACTCGGGATCGCCGAGGGAGCCATCGAGGCGTTTCAGGAGCAGCTGCAGAAGCGCGTCTTCGTTTTCACCGGGCAAAAGCAGAAGCAACAGCCGGCGTCGCAGCTGCGCCTCGCGGAAGCTGCGGCCGAGGTCGACGCGGCGCGCCTTCTGGTCATGGACGCCTGCAAACGAATGGACCGCGACGCCACCGACGGGGAGGTTCCGGACGAAGCCTCGCGAGTCCGATACCGGCGCAACGCCTCGTACGCCGTGCGACTCTGCACCCGCGCGGTCGACCGACTCTTTGAGGCGAGCGGCGGCGGCGGCCTGCGCGACGACGCGCCTCTCCAGCGTGCCTTCCGGGATCTGCACGCGGTCGGCGCACACGCGATCCTCGTGTGGGACACATCTGCCGAGATCGCGGGACGTCACATGGTCGGACTCGAGCTCGGCCCCGTGATGATCTGATGGGCCTCCCCGACGCGAAACCCACGCGCGGCAGCCGCCGAAAACAGCGGAACCGAGAGCGGCTGGTCACCGCAGCCGCCACCATCCTGTCGCGAAAGGGAGTCGATGCCGCCACGATCGCGGAGATCACCGAAGAAGCCGACCTCGGCTTCGGAACGTTCTACAACCACTTCGAGTCGAAGGAGGCGATCGTCGACGAGGTTCTGTCGAGCGGCTTGGAAGCGCTCGGGGCCGCGCTGGATCGTCTCACCCAGGGCATGGACGATCCCGCCCGCGTTCTCGCGACATGCTTCCGACACCTCCTGGCCACGCCCGACCGCGATCCGGTGTGGGCCTGGTTCATCCTCCGCATGCCCGACGCCAGTACGCGGCTGACGCAGCACTTCCAACATCGCGCGCTGCGCGACGTCGAGGAGGGCGTGCGCAGCGGCCGGTTCAAACGTGGTCACGCGGCGAGCTTGACCATTGCACTCTCCGGCCTGATTCTCGAAGGCATGCGGGCGAAGCTCTCCGGCACAGCGACCAACGAGATCGACCCGCATCTCACGTCGTACTCGCTCCGCCTGCTCGGGGTCAGCGAAGACGAAGCGCAGCAGCTCGCGCACGGACCGCTTCCTCCGATCGAGTAGCCTTTACGTAACCACGAGCGTGTGAGCGCAAAACTCTTGACCAACGGACTCCCGTTCAGAATCGCAGCGCTGATCGCGATCCTGGCGATGGCCCCGATCGCCTGGGCGCAGATGTCTCGAGGAGATGGCGACAGTCGGGTTCGAGCCCGGCCCGCTCGAGCGGGAGCTGCAGTCGTTCCTCCCGCTGTTCAAGAACCTCGCGGGAAAGTTCGCGGATCGGCTGCCGCTGCCCATCGACTTCGACTTCGCGTTTGTCGCCCAGTGAAACAAGCAGGTTTTCACGTCGAACCAGATTACTTTCCGCGATCGGACCTTCAACATTCCATCGTCGAACTTCAGCCTTTTGGACAACACCTGGACCTCCTATGTCGGCACCATCGATGCCTGGGTGCTCCCCTTCATGAACATCGACGGGCTCGTCGACATCACCTACGTCACGAGCGACATAAACATCTTCAACGAGAACATCGAGACTTTCGCCTTCGCGCTTCCGCGTTCGACATCGGGGGCGAAACCATCGGGATCAACTTCAAGGTGAAGGAGAAGAATCCGTGGAACACCGCTGTCGCTCTACGCGCGGTCCTTTTCCACCGGCTTGACGTTTCCGTCTCCGGCGCGTTCGGAGCCCGGACCGGCTAGGAGTCGACGATTCGCGCCGCGGTGTGCTCGTCGTAGTAGTCCAGCTTGTGCAGCGGCATCACTACGCTCGTGAGAACGTTCGTCGAGTGCGCGCCGATCCGCTTGTAGTAGCGCGTGCCGAGAACCACTGCCGTCGCGGCGCCCGCGTCGTACCCGCTCCGGGCGATCCGCACGATGAGTGCGTCGCAGCGCTGCCCCGTCGTCTTGCCCTGCTGGATGAGCTCCATCGCGCGCTCGCGGTCCGACTTCTGGAAGATGTCGAGTGTCGCGGAAAACGCGCCTTCTACTTCGACGCGGATCTCACGGAGCTCGGCGACGATGTCGTCGTCGGGCAGGAGCTCGGGGCGGAAGTCGTGAACCTCGGTCAGATTCTTCGCGTAGTCGCCGATACGCTCGACGTCCTTCACGAGACTCATGAGCAGAAGACAGTACGGCAGGTCGGCGCTATTGAGGCCAAGCGAGAGATGCTTGATGACCTGTTTGCGGATCCGCCGCTCGAGCTTGTTCACCTTCACGTCACGACGGTAGATCTCAGTCCGCTCTTCCGGCTTTCCGGCTTCGCCGAAGTAGAGCTCCCCGGCTGCAACCGTGAGCTGGCGAGACATCTCAAGCATCTGGGAGAAGTTGTCTCCCATCTCTTTCAACGGCTCGGTGGAACGCAACAGATCCAACATCTCGCGAAGCATATGAACGCCTCCAGGTCCTACCGTAGGTATTGATCGATTGCCGCGAGCACCGCGGGCAAGCCGTAGAATAGCACGACGACGTAGATCAAAGCCCAACGTCGAGAACGGACTGCCACATCGCCCAGCCAACGCGCTGCGCGGAGGGGAAGCTCCCGGACTCGCTCGATCGGGAAGATCAGCACGGTCGCTGTCAGATTGAACAGAAGGTGGACGAGCGCGATCGTGATGCCGGCACCCGCGTTAGCCCCGGTCGTCGCGAGAGCCGCGAGCAGCGCCGTCACGGTCGTCCCGATGTTGGCTCCGATCGTGATTGGGAAGGCCTGCGCGAGCGTCACCACACCTGCGCCGGCGAGCGGGACGAGAAGAGACGTGGTGATGGAACTCGACTGAACCATCACCGTCACGACGACTCCGACG includes the following:
- a CDS encoding acyl-CoA dehydrogenase family protein, with protein sequence MIQPEGLPSREELLNRAEALVPTLRGRALETEKLRRLPASTLEDLRRTGLVSIVQPASGGGLERSLTDLLEATATVARGCGSTGWCFGVMAVHNWLVGLFPEAAQREVFENPRPSFAAVFAPMGKSDPAEGGVRLSGRWSFASGCDNGDWVAVCGKLTGEAPDLLMHLVPKSDFTIDDTWFVAGLRGTGSKDIVIDDVFVPQHRTMSLIQAAMGNCPGHAVNDGPLFRVTFTGALTIALAGAALGIAEGAIEAFQEQLQKRVFVFTGQKQKQQPASQLRLAEAAAEVDAARLLVMDACKRMDRDATDGEVPDEASRVRYRRNASYAVRLCTRAVDRLFEASGGGGLRDDAPLQRAFRDLHAVGAHAILVWDTSAEIAGRHMVGLELGPVMI
- a CDS encoding PhoU domain-containing protein codes for the protein MLDLLRSTEPLKEMGDNFSQMLEMSRQLTVAAGELYFGEAGKPEERTEIYRRDVKVNKLERRIRKQVIKHLSLGLNSADLPYCLLLMSLVKDVERIGDYAKNLTEVHDFRPELLPDDDIVAELREIRVEVEGAFSATLDIFQKSDRERAMELIQQGKTTGQRCDALIVRIARSGYDAGAATAVVLGTRYYKRIGAHSTNVLTSVVMPLHKLDYYDEHTAARIVDS
- a CDS encoding TetR/AcrR family transcriptional regulator; translation: MGLPDAKPTRGSRRKQRNRERLVTAAATILSRKGVDAATIAEITEEADLGFGTFYNHFESKEAIVDEVLSSGLEALGAALDRLTQGMDDPARVLATCFRHLLATPDRDPVWAWFILRMPDASTRLTQHFQHRALRDVEEGVRSGRFKRGHAASLTIALSGLILEGMRAKLSGTATNEIDPHLTSYSLRLLGVSEDEAQQLAHGPLPPIE